A region of Dermabacter vaginalis DNA encodes the following proteins:
- a CDS encoding Rv3235 family protein: MLNNTQPSSPGTHTPFDNDEKARTVVEAVARQALEILNGYRPPTSLSKILIPQEQESFAKRVSCVKTYRKNAGIRVSPRISVGGVHICRVNDDVIEANSVVRDSLRARFVCMRWEKKRSGWKITALELG; encoded by the coding sequence ATGCTCAACAACACTCAGCCTTCCTCGCCCGGCACCCACACGCCCTTCGACAACGACGAGAAAGCACGCACAGTCGTCGAAGCCGTCGCGCGTCAAGCACTCGAGATTCTCAATGGCTATCGACCGCCAACATCCCTGAGCAAGATCCTTATCCCGCAGGAACAGGAGAGCTTCGCGAAACGGGTCTCATGCGTGAAAACGTACCGGAAAAACGCGGGCATCCGGGTCTCGCCACGTATAAGCGTTGGCGGCGTGCACATCTGCCGGGTCAACGACGACGTGATCGAAGCAAACTCGGTCGTGCGAGATTCGCTTCGAGCCCGTTTCGTGTGCATGCGATGGGAGAAGAAACGCTCAGGCTGGAAGATCACAGCTCTCGAACTCGGCTAG
- a CDS encoding helix-turn-helix domain-containing protein → MPMHFYTLDEVCEILAIEKPQAYSLVRSGSLRAIKLGGRGQWRVEEAELRAFVDRAYAETEAEILAHNTARAPKRTRETS, encoded by the coding sequence ATGCCAATGCACTTCTACACGCTCGACGAGGTGTGCGAGATTCTCGCGATTGAGAAACCGCAAGCCTATTCGCTCGTGCGCAGCGGGAGTTTGCGCGCGATCAAGCTTGGAGGTCGTGGTCAATGGCGCGTGGAGGAGGCCGAGCTACGCGCGTTCGTCGATCGCGCCTATGCCGAAACAGAGGCCGAGATCCTCGCTCACAACACCGCGCGCGCACCTAAGCGCACGCGCGAAACTTCCTAG
- a CDS encoding SAF domain-containing protein: MVHEHWGAMGERTRFRRIRKNPYRDTRLLTGAALVLGSTLVGGLAFAMVSSSEDVLVATTDIAEGDVLTPEHFAVAEVRMGESREHYVQRPEAIGEGAVARESIARGELLPRAAVGQASDSAMRPVTIQVAQPVTSSLRKGALVDVWASGGEEGEPSTILVEGAIVRGVDEGGGLSGRGARVEVLVPASSVASVLDALGAKRNLYVVEAPGLFEDAE; encoded by the coding sequence GTGGTTCACGAACATTGGGGGGCAATGGGGGAGCGTACGCGCTTTCGACGCATCAGGAAAAATCCGTACCGCGATACTCGACTTCTCACGGGAGCGGCGCTCGTACTCGGCAGCACACTCGTGGGCGGTCTTGCTTTTGCGATGGTTTCCTCGAGTGAGGATGTCCTCGTTGCCACGACTGACATCGCCGAGGGGGACGTCCTCACGCCCGAGCACTTTGCCGTCGCCGAGGTCCGCATGGGCGAGAGCCGCGAACACTATGTGCAACGGCCCGAGGCGATTGGGGAAGGTGCCGTCGCGCGCGAGAGCATCGCCCGAGGCGAACTTCTTCCGCGCGCTGCCGTGGGGCAAGCCTCAGATTCCGCGATGCGTCCAGTGACAATCCAGGTCGCACAACCCGTCACATCGTCGCTCAGAAAAGGTGCGCTCGTGGATGTGTGGGCTTCGGGCGGTGAGGAAGGAGAGCCCTCGACAATCCTCGTCGAAGGTGCCATCGTGCGTGGCGTTGACGAAGGCGGTGGCCTCAGCGGCCGTGGCGCCCGCGTTGAGGTGCTGGTCCCCGCTTCTAGTGTCGCAAGTGTCCTCGATGCCCTGGGAGCGAAGAGGAATCTTTACGTCGTTGAAGCACCGGGTTTGTTCGAGGATGCCGAATGA
- a CDS encoding AAA family ATPase — MIDVLVCASGADEVQLVSTIAQRLASHARVLRRCVDLTELLALTRAELGDVLLLDVDVEGLSREVVHEIRRGGTGVIAITSPASRTDPATLGITLEAHGGIEPEALYELLMQAGLEAEDPDQATWTQDPDGEAPSAPMMTVWGPGGAPGRSFVAAHLAHELSLLRGESILIDADTYGPCLTQLFGVLDEVPGLVAACRASDKGALTPEVLLHHSPLVSDDLHLLSGIGVPSRYIEVYDNALEGVFAKAREASNVVVADVAGPLESESGSSDYGTQERNGATRTALAAASHVLAVVAADPISVTRFVREAPQVAELTQSPITVVVNKLDSSVTLASIERTLRSRLDFDACLALPLDAATVSRARWDGVLLAESAPKSKLRQSLTRLAAHLHHNLFR; from the coding sequence ATGATCGACGTTCTCGTATGCGCATCAGGTGCCGATGAGGTTCAGCTCGTTTCGACGATCGCACAGCGGCTTGCTTCACACGCGCGAGTACTTCGTCGTTGCGTTGACCTCACGGAACTTCTTGCGCTCACGCGAGCCGAACTCGGTGACGTGCTCCTCCTAGATGTCGATGTGGAAGGGCTTTCACGCGAAGTCGTCCACGAGATCAGGCGCGGCGGAACGGGGGTTATCGCCATCACGTCTCCCGCGAGCCGCACCGATCCCGCGACCCTGGGAATCACCCTCGAAGCACACGGTGGGATCGAACCGGAAGCGCTCTACGAACTCCTCATGCAAGCCGGGCTCGAGGCTGAGGATCCGGATCAGGCGACGTGGACGCAAGATCCCGATGGAGAGGCACCGTCAGCGCCGATGATGACGGTGTGGGGGCCCGGAGGTGCGCCAGGCCGCTCGTTCGTCGCCGCGCACCTTGCGCACGAACTGTCGCTTCTCAGGGGAGAAAGCATCCTCATCGACGCCGATACCTACGGCCCGTGCCTCACACAGCTCTTTGGCGTACTCGATGAAGTTCCGGGCCTCGTTGCCGCATGCCGCGCGAGCGATAAGGGCGCACTCACGCCAGAGGTTTTGCTTCACCATTCTCCGCTTGTCAGCGATGACCTCCACCTCCTGAGCGGTATTGGCGTTCCTTCTCGGTACATCGAGGTGTACGACAACGCCCTCGAAGGGGTTTTCGCGAAGGCCCGGGAGGCGTCGAACGTCGTCGTCGCCGATGTTGCGGGACCCCTCGAGAGCGAGAGTGGGAGCAGCGACTACGGAACCCAGGAACGCAACGGCGCAACGCGAACCGCACTTGCGGCCGCTTCGCACGTTCTCGCCGTGGTGGCGGCAGACCCCATCAGCGTGACTCGGTTCGTGCGCGAAGCGCCTCAGGTCGCGGAGCTCACGCAGAGCCCCATCACTGTCGTGGTGAACAAACTTGACTCGAGCGTGACACTCGCAAGCATCGAAAGAACTCTCCGCTCACGCCTCGACTTTGACGCGTGTCTTGCACTGCCGCTCGATGCGGCAACGGTCTCTCGAGCAAGGTGGGACGGCGTGCTTCTCGCCGAATCCGCGCCAAAATCGAAGCTTCGCCAGTCTCTCACGCGACTGGCCGCTCACCTCCACCACAACCTTTTTCGCTAA
- a CDS encoding LysM peptidoglycan-binding domain-containing protein yields the protein MTTTALRHGHRAESTTAHDASGCIPLEIRKSRALAKALAWLAVSAMAATALTYAVQGTHASGGARQFTLAIFALGAGGFTALTAHLSVTWILIWCAVAAPQRSARRICALKVLRLWSPRAARLAVVALGVSATALSLGNPSRAFAEAATPIATVTHANSASDSGGDDQVKEEARGNEAPDASGVTTLGWAPTEEAANASSIPPLHATPEPEPSYAIAFSGSSESLPAPEPLQHAPSPKSPGHGEIAAPTREHRATHSDHTYTVKPGDTLWSIARQHLTHEKGERPTNGAIVREIDRIASLNPTIDNVDLIFPGQTFRL from the coding sequence ATGACCACCACAGCACTGCGGCATGGCCACCGCGCCGAAAGCACAACGGCACACGATGCTTCAGGGTGCATTCCCCTGGAGATCAGGAAGTCACGCGCACTCGCGAAGGCCCTCGCTTGGCTCGCAGTGAGTGCCATGGCCGCAACCGCCCTTACCTATGCCGTCCAGGGCACCCACGCGAGTGGCGGAGCGCGGCAATTTACACTCGCGATCTTCGCCCTCGGTGCGGGCGGCTTCACCGCACTTACCGCCCACCTGAGTGTGACGTGGATCCTCATCTGGTGCGCTGTTGCTGCACCTCAGCGATCTGCTCGCCGAATCTGCGCACTCAAGGTGCTTCGACTCTGGTCGCCTCGAGCTGCGCGCCTCGCCGTCGTTGCGTTAGGGGTATCGGCCACAGCACTCTCACTGGGAAATCCGTCGCGCGCCTTCGCCGAGGCGGCAACTCCAATAGCCACCGTCACGCACGCGAACAGCGCCTCCGATTCTGGCGGAGATGATCAGGTCAAGGAGGAAGCACGCGGCAACGAAGCACCCGATGCCTCGGGGGTCACAACCCTCGGTTGGGCTCCAACGGAAGAGGCAGCCAACGCCAGCTCGATCCCTCCACTGCACGCCACCCCCGAGCCAGAGCCGTCCTACGCCATCGCCTTCTCAGGTTCTTCGGAATCGTTGCCCGCACCGGAGCCCCTGCAGCACGCGCCTTCACCAAAGTCTCCCGGTCACGGGGAGATCGCCGCCCCGACGCGAGAACATCGCGCCACGCACTCGGATCACACCTACACGGTGAAGCCCGGTGACACCCTGTGGTCCATCGCGAGGCAGCATCTCACGCATGAAAAAGGCGAGCGCCCCACAAACGGTGCGATCGTTCGTGAAATCGACCGGATCGCCTCGCTAAATCCCACGATCGACAACGTCGACCTCATCTTCCCCGGCCAAACCTTCCGCCTCTAA